A window of the Juglans microcarpa x Juglans regia isolate MS1-56 chromosome 5D, Jm3101_v1.0, whole genome shotgun sequence genome harbors these coding sequences:
- the LOC121266158 gene encoding E3 ubiquitin-protein ligase At1g12760-like: MEEEQQALRVENDGRSDLELRPPITFIFPFTRYATRLIAADHHRSILLGDYSEPRSDGLQGEDDQNLGGYYYYYYSKPILVLDLVWNLAFLVVAVVVLLSTFKERPSTPLRVWLCGYSLQCVLHFTFVYLEYLKRISSLNGRVRAAHPPLSSSFTYGSILKRVESINTMISSIWWVFGFYWIVMGGQVLLQDSPRLYWLTVVFLAFDVFFIIFCIGMAFVIFFALCCCIPIVAFAYAMTIRDGASEDDIRSLPKYIFRQANPLGTFDKDKLKIARARVQSANSNHVNELCLHPEDSECCICLSRYVDGVELYTLPCNHQFHCGCISRWLRINATCPLCKFNILRGDTLV; the protein is encoded by the exons ATGGAGGAAGAGCAGCAGGCTCTACGAGTTGAAAATGACGGGAGAAGCGATTTGGAGCTCCGGCCGCCCATTACCTTCATCTTCCCTTTCACTCGCTACGCCACCCGCCTGATCGCGGCCGACCACCATCGTTCGATCCTTCTCGGGGACTATTCCGAGCCCCGATCGGACGGCCTCCAAGGCGAAGATGACCAAAACCTCGGTGGCTACTACTATTACTACTACTCGAAGCCCATTCTGGTGCTGGACCTGGTGTGGAACCTGGCCTTCCTCGTGGTAGCCGTTGTGGTGCTCTTGTCCACCTTCAAGGAGAGGCCGTCCACGCCTCTCAGGGTTTGGCTCTGTGGCTACTCTCTTCAGTGCGTCTTACATTTCACCTTCGTCTACCTCGAGTATCTCAAGCGGATTTCTTCTCTAAATGGTCGTGTTCGTGCCGCCCATCCTCCGCTTTCGTCCTCTTTCACTTACGGCAG cATTTTAAAAAGGGTGGAATCAATAAATACAATGATATCATCCATCTGGTGGGTGTTTGGATTCTATTGGATTGTTATGGGTGGCCAAGTTCTTCTGCAAGATTCTCCACGCCTTTACTG GTTAACAGTAGTTTTCCTAGCCTTTGACGTGTTCTTTATCATCTTTTGCATTGGAATGGCCTTTGTCATTTTCTTTGCTCTCTGCTGCTGTATTCCAATTGTAGCATTTGCCTATGCTATGACAATAAGAGATGGCGCATCCGAAGATGATATAAGGTCTCTTCCCAAGTATATATTTCGCCAGGCCAATCCACTGGGGACCTTCGACAAGGATAAATTGAAAATTGCTCGGGCAAGGGTGCAGTCAGCAAACAGTAACCATGTCAATGAACTTTGTCTTCATCCAGAGGATTCT GAGTGCTGCATTTGCCTTTCACGATATGTAGATGGAGTGGAGCTCTATACCCTTCCCTGCAACCACCAGTTCCATTGTGGATGCATCAGCAGATGGCTCCGAATAAATGCCACTTGTCCTCTCTGCAAATTTAATATCCTCAGGGGTGATACTTTGGTCTGA
- the LOC121265816 gene encoding uncharacterized protein LOC121265816, producing the protein MAPRGRRPRVPLFESNTVQDDNSEVLAAAVTRFFQRMVNGDMVVGRTTQVGCTLEQFSHQHPPTFDGRLNSLDTESWIERMEHIFEVLYCTDDQKVKYATYHLTDMANKWWKWTRALVQLELGEAVPISWEHFMRIFLDHFFPRTLQESRARQFINLTQGSMTVAQYATTFMELSHFASYLIPDEEKKAEKFERGLNRRIRERVQDIQESIDYNNQRKQQQQQQLQPASHRDKRHCQDNGQRSRQGETGWLPMCGKCSKRHAGKCLMGTGACFKCEKEGHHLRDYPGKNIATTQATRDGQKYMAPALVFSLAQLRGTNAPANENTGVIGNEILS; encoded by the exons ATGGCACCCCGTGGAAGAAGACCACGCGTACCCCTGTTTGAGAGCAATACTGTACAAGATGATAATTCAGAAGTACTCGCTGCTGCAGTGACACGTTTCTTTCAAAGGATGGTCAATGGTGATATGGTGGTAGGTAGAACCACACAAGTAGGATGCACATTAGAACAGTTCTCCCACCAACACCCACCTACTTTCGATGGCAGATTGAATTCCTTAGATACGGAAAGCTGGATTGAACGTATGGAGCATATTTTTGAAGTGCTCTACTGCACGGATGATCAGAAGGTGAAATATGCCACTTACCATTTGACTGACATGGCAAACAAATGGTGGAAGTGGACTCGGGCCTTGGTTCAGTTGGAATTAGGGGAAGCAGTCCCCATTTCTTGGGAGCATTTCATGAGAATATTTCTGGATCACTTTTTCCCACGAACTCTTCAAGAGTCGAGAGCTCGCCAATTTATAAACCTTACTCAAGGATCAATGACGGTAGCACAGTATGCTACGACATTCATGGAGCTTTCCCATTTTGCCAGTTACTTAATtccagatgaggaaaagaaagctgaaaagTTTGAGCGCGGTCTGAATCGCAGGATTAGGGAGCGTGTAC AAGACATTCAAGAAAGTATCGATTACAATAATCAAAGAAagcaacagcagcagcaacaactcCAACCAGCATCACATAGGGATAAGAGGCATTGTCAGGATAATGGACAACGGTCACGACAGGGCGAGACAGGATGGCTCCCCATGTGTGGGAAGTGTAGTAAGAGGCATGCAGGGAAATGTTTGATGGGAACCGGAGCATGTTTCAAATGTGAGAAGGAAGGACACCATCTTCGAGATTATCCTGGGAAGAACATAGCTACTACTCAAGCTACAAGAGATGGACAGAAGTATATGGCACCAGCTCTAGTTTTCTCCTTGGCACAGTTGCGTGGCACCAATGCGCCCGCCAATGAGAACACAG GTGTTATAGGTAACGAAATTCTATCTTAG